A single genomic interval of Saccharospirillum mangrovi harbors:
- a CDS encoding lytic transglycosylase domain-containing protein encodes MNATRMRMLIVFCLAGTLPVLTVDASLPDSEFLPDSNALTESEFLEQSHTAAADYALLLQRIQNDDISFAELNDWQDHPLFPHLITHWAMRHPQDIDLDWFIVRLLQPEWKAAGWEFRQAWMEELARRERWADYIGFDLAWSGAGHPCRRFQAQQALGQPVPDEQLRQLWLTGDSLPAHCDPFLDRLRQDDDYNELVWQRQLLAFHARNSRMVRYLNDRYDDPQWRQRGQRLRAVYLSPAGLFNQPYDPDVEWQRDLALAAIDRLAYRDPHIASNLWVELIKQTPRFTQQEVQQTSHYLGVAMAKLALPQADYWLGIADPNRDDSEVQHWRLQIALADNNWLQVATLFRSLDPTLREDGQWRYWAALADQHLGLAGNAEQQLAVLAKERSYYGFLAAAALGTPADLNLDEAPVIHSLQPMIQRPALQRALTLYAAGDIVRAQIEWNLTLDGFDARQLMEAAQLAQRWQWYHKASQTAGMSGRYGELSLRYPTPFADVVGQLTESPSVPRHWLYGVMRQESHFMTQARSPVGARGLMQLMPYTARGLAIKSGLNYQNPEDLDDPTLNITLGRNYLDQMQRRFGGPVYATAAYNAGPSRVASWVTRYPADLRVWVESIPFDETRNYVKSVLTFAQIYAMRDGEDWTLASWLNAPDLATLTDAP; translated from the coding sequence ATGAACGCAACGCGGATGCGCATGCTGATTGTCTTCTGTCTGGCCGGTACCCTACCCGTCCTGACGGTGGATGCATCTTTACCAGACAGTGAATTTCTGCCGGACAGCAACGCCCTGACCGAAAGCGAATTTCTGGAACAAAGCCACACCGCTGCGGCCGACTACGCCTTGCTGCTGCAACGCATTCAAAACGACGACATCAGTTTTGCCGAACTGAACGACTGGCAAGACCATCCGCTGTTCCCGCATCTGATCACCCACTGGGCCATGCGCCACCCGCAAGACATCGACCTGGACTGGTTCATCGTTCGTTTATTGCAGCCCGAGTGGAAAGCCGCCGGCTGGGAATTCCGCCAGGCCTGGATGGAAGAATTGGCGCGTCGTGAACGCTGGGCCGATTACATTGGCTTCGACTTGGCCTGGTCGGGTGCGGGCCACCCGTGCCGACGTTTCCAGGCCCAGCAGGCGTTAGGGCAGCCAGTGCCAGACGAGCAACTTCGACAGCTCTGGCTGACCGGCGATTCCCTGCCCGCCCATTGCGACCCTTTTCTTGATCGTCTGCGCCAGGACGACGACTACAACGAACTCGTCTGGCAACGTCAGCTACTGGCGTTTCACGCCCGCAACAGCCGCATGGTGCGTTACCTGAACGATCGTTACGACGATCCGCAATGGCGTCAGCGCGGTCAGCGCCTGCGCGCCGTCTACTTAAGCCCGGCCGGTCTGTTCAACCAGCCTTACGATCCGGACGTTGAATGGCAGCGTGACCTGGCGTTGGCGGCCATCGACCGGCTGGCGTATCGCGACCCGCACATCGCGTCCAACCTATGGGTCGAACTGATCAAACAGACGCCCCGGTTTACCCAGCAAGAGGTTCAGCAAACCTCGCATTACCTGGGTGTCGCCATGGCTAAGCTGGCGTTGCCGCAGGCCGACTACTGGCTGGGTATTGCCGACCCCAATCGCGACGACAGTGAAGTGCAGCATTGGCGGCTGCAAATAGCGCTCGCCGACAACAATTGGTTGCAAGTCGCCACCCTGTTCCGCTCGCTCGACCCAACGCTGCGCGAAGACGGCCAATGGCGTTACTGGGCCGCGCTGGCCGACCAGCACCTGGGCCTGGCCGGAAATGCGGAGCAGCAACTCGCCGTTCTGGCTAAAGAACGCTCTTATTACGGTTTTCTCGCCGCGGCCGCCTTGGGCACGCCGGCGGATTTAAACCTGGACGAAGCGCCGGTCATTCATTCGCTGCAACCCATGATTCAGCGTCCGGCGCTGCAACGGGCGTTAACGCTGTACGCCGCTGGCGACATCGTGCGCGCACAAATCGAATGGAACCTGACGTTAGATGGCTTCGATGCCCGGCAATTGATGGAAGCCGCTCAACTGGCGCAACGCTGGCAGTGGTATCACAAGGCGTCACAGACGGCGGGTATGAGCGGACGTTATGGAGAATTGAGCCTGCGCTACCCGACGCCGTTTGCGGATGTCGTCGGGCAATTGACCGAATCTCCGTCGGTGCCGCGCCACTGGCTCTATGGCGTGATGCGTCAGGAAAGCCACTTTATGACCCAAGCCCGCTCACCCGTTGGCGCGCGCGGCCTGATGCAACTGATGCCGTATACGGCGCGCGGCCTCGCTATCAAATCCGGTCTGAATTACCAAAACCCCGAGGATCTGGACGATCCGACGCTCAACATCACGCTCGGTCGGAATTATCTGGACCAGATGCAGCGCCGCTTTGGTGGGCCGGTCTACGCCACCGCAGCTTACAACGCCGGCCCAAGCAGGGTCGCCAGTTGGGTAACGCGGTATCCGGCGGACCTGCGTGTCTGGGTGGAATCAATTCCGTTCGATGAAACGCGCAACTACGTCAAATCGGTACTGACCTTTGCGCAAATCTACGCCATGCGCGACGGCGAAGATTGGACGCTCGCCAGCTGGCTGAACGCGCCCGATCTGGCAACGCTGACCGACGCCCCTTAA
- a CDS encoding MOSC domain-containing protein codes for MSYSVRITALYHYPIKSLPGLKVDRLRLDAAGAIDDRRWMLVNAKGRFVSQRDMPHLARFGVEATTNGYRITAPDGDRCELARTVAAQQPTAVTVWKDTLDGWEVSTELSDLFSAKLGQPLRLVYVGDQPQRRIPDPAALDHERVGFADGYPLLLCNQTSLDELNQRAGVAFDMRRFRPNLVVEGLPMDRELELGRLELAEGHLDLLKPCERCSIPAVDQDVGSYQRDMADALKAHSRFNGKTIFGVNAVARGVAELRVGDEARLQD; via the coding sequence ATGTCTTATTCCGTTCGCATTACCGCTCTGTACCATTACCCCATCAAATCTCTGCCTGGCCTGAAGGTTGATCGTCTGCGGTTGGACGCCGCCGGTGCCATTGATGATCGCCGCTGGATGCTGGTCAACGCCAAAGGCCGCTTTGTCAGCCAGCGTGATATGCCGCATCTGGCGCGCTTTGGCGTTGAGGCGACGACCAACGGCTATCGCATCACCGCACCGGATGGTGACCGCTGTGAGCTGGCACGAACCGTCGCTGCGCAACAGCCCACTGCCGTGACCGTCTGGAAAGACACCCTGGATGGCTGGGAAGTCTCTACTGAACTGTCGGATTTGTTCAGCGCCAAGCTGGGCCAGCCACTGCGACTGGTCTACGTCGGTGATCAGCCTCAGCGTCGCATTCCCGACCCGGCTGCTTTGGATCACGAACGCGTTGGCTTTGCCGATGGCTATCCGTTGTTGCTGTGCAACCAGACCTCGTTGGATGAACTGAACCAGCGCGCCGGCGTCGCTTTCGACATGCGTCGCTTCCGGCCGAATCTGGTGGTCGAGGGGCTGCCGATGGACCGGGAACTGGAACTGGGTCGTCTGGAATTAGCGGAGGGCCATCTGGACCTGCTCAAGCCTTGCGAGCGTTGCAGCATTCCGGCGGTCGATCAGGACGTAGGCAGTTATCAACGCGACATGGCCGATGCGCTGAAAGCGCACAGCCGCTTCAACGGCAAGACTATTTTTGGCGTGAACGCGGTGGCGCGCGGTGTGGCCGAGCTTCGTGTCGGCGACGAAGCCCGGTTGCAGGATTGA
- a CDS encoding chemotaxis protein, with protein sequence MSSVLKNVDSRTNLVGQNRLEILLFRLKGRQIYAINVFKVQEVLGLPKLTMMPQRHPAVIGVVYLRGRSVPVVDLSMAIGLSPIKHDENSTIIVTEYNSTVQAFVVGGVDRIVNLNWEEVLPPPAGAGHSHYLTAITHHEDQIVEIIDVEKVLSEIVPMNAYLRDGYLDDEMVDQIRGREVVMVDDSHTALGQARVTFESMGLKVHQATDGAQGLELLRRLADETDGPLEDRVLMLVTDAEMPRMDGYRLTAEVRADSRLQNLFVALHTSLSGDFNLAMTKKVGCDAFLSKFQPEQLADLVRKRVAGDL encoded by the coding sequence ATGTCGAGTGTGCTGAAAAATGTCGATAGCCGAACCAATCTGGTGGGGCAGAATCGACTTGAGATTCTGTTGTTCCGGTTAAAAGGCCGCCAGATCTACGCCATCAACGTGTTCAAAGTGCAGGAAGTGCTGGGTTTGCCCAAGCTCACCATGATGCCGCAACGGCATCCAGCGGTGATTGGGGTGGTCTACCTGCGCGGCCGGTCGGTGCCAGTGGTCGATCTGAGCATGGCCATTGGCCTGAGCCCGATCAAACACGACGAAAACTCCACCATCATCGTTACCGAATACAACTCCACCGTTCAGGCCTTTGTGGTCGGCGGTGTTGATCGCATCGTCAACCTGAACTGGGAAGAAGTGCTGCCACCGCCAGCCGGTGCCGGTCATTCCCATTACCTGACCGCCATTACCCACCATGAAGACCAGATCGTTGAGATCATCGACGTGGAGAAGGTGTTGTCGGAAATCGTGCCGATGAACGCCTATCTGCGCGATGGCTACCTGGACGACGAGATGGTCGACCAGATTCGCGGCCGCGAAGTGGTGATGGTTGATGATTCCCACACGGCGTTGGGCCAGGCGCGGGTGACATTCGAATCCATGGGTTTGAAAGTGCACCAGGCCACCGACGGCGCACAGGGGTTGGAGTTATTACGCCGGCTGGCGGATGAAACCGACGGCCCGCTGGAAGACCGCGTGCTGATGCTGGTCACCGACGCTGAAATGCCGCGCATGGATGGCTACCGTCTGACCGCCGAGGTACGCGCCGACAGCCGCCTGCAAAATCTGTTTGTAGCGCTGCATACGTCTTTGTCGGGTGACTTTAACCTGGCGATGACTAAGAAAGTCGGCTGCGATGCGTTTTTATCGAAATTCCAGCCGGAGCAACTGGCGGATCTGGTTCGCAAGCGCGTTGCTGGCGATCTTTAA
- a CDS encoding DUF6436 domain-containing protein — protein MKVRNRRWLWWLLPVLVVLLATLWFRQTHLNWLGRTVPDVSRWSADWQEWIDSRDDLTHPAMLHWMPTGCLCRFMAAGHASTLSEEGLALGYQPYQLGTPFIAANLATPLPGLPPASPGPMIALTGADGQLRYLGAYSSGLTCAQSNSLVDDWLPLSRPGSVVNLDATTCVCVN, from the coding sequence GTGAAGGTGCGTAATCGGCGCTGGTTATGGTGGCTGTTGCCAGTGTTGGTCGTGTTACTGGCAACACTCTGGTTTCGCCAGACTCATCTGAATTGGTTGGGTCGAACGGTACCGGACGTGTCGCGCTGGAGCGCCGACTGGCAGGAATGGATCGACAGTCGCGACGACCTGACGCACCCGGCGATGCTGCATTGGATGCCAACCGGCTGTTTATGCCGCTTTATGGCCGCCGGCCACGCCTCCACCTTGAGTGAAGAAGGCCTGGCGCTGGGCTATCAGCCGTACCAATTGGGCACGCCCTTTATTGCCGCCAATCTGGCGACGCCTCTGCCGGGGCTGCCGCCGGCCTCGCCCGGGCCGATGATCGCGTTGACCGGCGCCGACGGCCAACTCCGCTATCTGGGCGCCTACAGCAGCGGGCTGACCTGCGCCCAATCGAACAGTCTGGTGGACGATTGGCTGCCGTTGTCACGCCCTGGTTCGGTCGTCAATCTGGATGCAACGACCTGCGTTTGTGTGAACTAG
- a CDS encoding glutaredoxin family protein, whose translation MSSSDPAVALPTSEPRLTLYSTAGCHLCEQAEALLQALALRWEVVDIASSDALIDQYGVRIPVLKAGGTDTDLGWPFTADDVQQYLQNGDQS comes from the coding sequence GTGTCTTCTTCTGATCCCGCTGTAGCTTTGCCCACCTCTGAACCCCGTTTAACGCTGTACAGCACCGCTGGTTGCCACCTGTGCGAGCAGGCTGAGGCCTTGTTGCAGGCGCTGGCATTGCGCTGGGAAGTTGTCGATATCGCCAGCAGCGATGCGCTGATTGATCAATACGGTGTGCGTATTCCGGTTTTGAAGGCGGGCGGCACCGACACCGATCTGGGCTGGCCGTTCACGGCGGACGACGTTCAGCAATACCTTCAAAACGGTGATCAGTCGTGA
- a CDS encoding DUF5610 domain-containing protein — protein sequence MNALSNLSSLTPTINGYQRSGSSQPAEPGVARSVNAPAKTDASSASSSAAANFNVDELVDNLWGYMRGRLAQAQSSGASDAEMDKMWAAAEKGIEKGFGEARDILESMGKLDGALKGKIDDAYSRLEDVLALRDLNAPVARSEDSAPATGAANRRISMYQYEQRTFSLDVTTAEGDKVTIYVDKRTEAAAEQSSGDGWSALSWGKVESGQFDLRIEGDLNDQEKEDLTALLQEVGDLAEEFYDGDLGVAFQQAQALSIEGTSLASMNLHLRSVEAKGVAAYQQAGGEGQSLPRGLEPLRQYARDMVEAQQRWMDSLGSEFGLVDALSNHPRNDGQLSQFLESLFGGEATDKAGSGSNSANKA from the coding sequence ATGAATGCACTGTCTAATCTGTCGAGTCTGACACCTACCATTAATGGCTACCAACGGTCCGGCTCGTCGCAGCCAGCGGAACCGGGTGTGGCCCGTTCGGTCAATGCGCCGGCGAAAACCGACGCAAGTTCGGCGTCATCGTCCGCAGCGGCTAATTTCAATGTCGATGAGCTGGTCGATAACCTTTGGGGTTACATGCGCGGTCGTTTGGCGCAGGCGCAGTCCAGTGGCGCGTCCGATGCTGAAATGGACAAGATGTGGGCCGCCGCGGAAAAAGGCATCGAGAAAGGTTTCGGGGAAGCGCGCGACATTCTTGAATCGATGGGCAAGCTGGACGGTGCGCTGAAAGGCAAGATTGACGACGCCTACAGCCGTCTGGAAGACGTACTGGCCTTGCGCGATCTGAACGCTCCGGTGGCGCGCAGCGAAGATAGCGCCCCGGCAACCGGCGCGGCCAACCGCCGCATCAGCATGTACCAGTACGAACAGCGTACCTTCTCATTGGACGTCACCACGGCCGAAGGCGACAAGGTGACGATCTATGTCGACAAACGCACTGAGGCTGCGGCGGAACAATCGTCCGGCGACGGTTGGTCGGCGTTGAGCTGGGGCAAGGTGGAATCCGGCCAGTTCGATCTGCGCATTGAGGGCGATCTGAACGATCAGGAAAAAGAAGACCTGACCGCACTGCTGCAAGAAGTCGGTGATCTGGCGGAAGAATTCTACGATGGCGATCTGGGTGTTGCCTTCCAGCAGGCGCAGGCGTTGAGCATTGAAGGCACCAGCCTGGCGTCGATGAACCTGCACCTGCGTTCGGTCGAAGCTAAGGGTGTGGCTGCTTATCAGCAAGCCGGTGGCGAAGGCCAAAGCCTGCCGCGCGGTCTGGAGCCGTTGCGCCAATACGCGCGTGACATGGTGGAAGCCCAGCAACGCTGGATGGACAGCCTGGGTTCCGAGTTCGGCCTGGTCGATGCACTGAGCAACCACCCGCGCAACGACGGTCAACTGAGCCAGTTCCTGGAGTCGCTGTTTGGCGGCGAAGCGACTGACAAAGCCGGCTCTGGTAGCAACTCCGCTAACAAAGCCTGA
- a CDS encoding LysR family transcriptional regulator: MARLDSLIIFTTVVKANNFTNAAHQLGLTPSAVSKQISLLEDRLGVRLLNRTTRSVSPTEAGQLFFNRCSRILEDLEEAEHMVKDLETSPRGTLRITATPTFGRSMLMKIFSKFLEQYPDVNFDLILADKGLDLVREGIDLAIHLGSLQDSRLVARPVAKQKVILTATQEYLDKHGLPQQLGDLYDHHMLMASGIDFAEPRWIKRFLKEAGLQNKDRRFTVNDLDTLAEATTNHMGITALPYYMVREELSSGRMVHVLPDITFPSRTIHVVYPENRYLSAKSRAFVDFMAAYFEEHDLDKNG; encoded by the coding sequence ATGGCGAGACTCGATTCGCTGATCATCTTTACCACCGTTGTCAAAGCCAACAATTTCACCAACGCCGCGCACCAATTGGGCTTAACGCCGTCGGCCGTCAGCAAGCAGATCAGCCTACTGGAAGACCGCCTCGGTGTGCGATTGTTGAACCGCACCACCCGCTCGGTCAGCCCGACCGAAGCCGGTCAGCTGTTCTTTAACCGTTGCAGTCGGATTCTCGAAGACCTCGAGGAAGCCGAGCACATGGTTAAAGACCTGGAGACATCGCCGCGCGGCACCTTACGCATCACCGCCACGCCAACCTTCGGCCGCTCCATGCTGATGAAGATCTTCTCCAAGTTCCTGGAGCAGTACCCGGATGTGAATTTCGATCTGATTCTGGCCGACAAAGGCCTGGATCTGGTGCGCGAAGGCATCGACCTCGCCATCCACCTCGGCTCGCTGCAAGACAGCCGTCTGGTCGCCCGCCCGGTCGCCAAACAGAAAGTGATTCTGACAGCGACGCAGGAATACCTCGACAAACACGGCCTGCCGCAACAATTGGGCGATCTGTACGATCACCACATGCTGATGGCATCGGGCATCGACTTCGCCGAACCGCGTTGGATAAAACGCTTTTTGAAAGAAGCCGGTCTGCAAAACAAAGACCGCCGCTTCACGGTGAATGATCTTGATACGCTGGCCGAAGCCACCACCAACCACATGGGCATTACTGCCCTGCCGTATTACATGGTGCGCGAAGAACTAAGCAGCGGTCGCATGGTGCATGTGCTGCCAGACATCACCTTCCCCAGCCGTACCATTCACGTGGTGTACCCGGAAAACCGCTATCTCTCCGCCAAGAGCCGCGCCTTTGTCGATTTTATGGCGGCCTATTTTGAAGAACACGATCTGGATAAAAACGGTTAA
- a CDS encoding YajG family lipoprotein: MKSVFKPVLMLSVLALLAGCAQLSPQQIAFQPVVSADSLPAGNGRTFWVDVVDGRSSSVIGQRGGVYENSSAITATGDLRQQLEDQIVGALEVAGFEAVDMNADFEWTVTLEELSYQMNDIDAARKDAKVAAEVSVEIVKANSSFANSFRAQRSKEFFRYPDEAENEAMLTETFDDAIERMFSDAALNRFLR; this comes from the coding sequence ATGAAGTCTGTCTTTAAGCCGGTATTGATGCTGTCGGTATTGGCACTGCTTGCTGGCTGTGCGCAGTTATCGCCGCAGCAAATCGCTTTCCAGCCGGTGGTCTCGGCTGACAGCCTGCCGGCCGGTAACGGTCGTACCTTCTGGGTCGATGTTGTTGATGGTCGCAGCAGCAGTGTGATCGGTCAGCGCGGTGGTGTGTATGAAAACAGCTCCGCCATTACCGCCACCGGCGATCTGCGCCAGCAACTGGAAGACCAGATTGTCGGCGCATTGGAAGTGGCCGGTTTTGAAGCGGTCGACATGAACGCCGACTTTGAATGGACCGTCACACTGGAAGAATTGAGCTACCAGATGAACGACATCGACGCTGCACGCAAAGATGCCAAAGTAGCGGCGGAAGTCTCGGTGGAAATCGTCAAAGCCAATTCCAGCTTCGCCAACAGCTTTCGCGCCCAGCGCAGCAAAGAATTCTTCCGCTACCCGGATGAAGCCGAAAACGAAGCCATGCTGACCGAAACCTTCGATGACGCCATTGAGCGGATGTTCAGCGACGCGGCATTGAATCGCTTCCTACGCTAA
- the yaaA gene encoding peroxide stress protein YaaA has translation MATAPLMAVISPAKTLDFETPAVTDQSTDFRFADQAAELIDVLRSYSVNDVRALMSLSEKLAALNVDRFSQWQWPFTDATSKQAILAFKGDVYTGLDAETLGKRGLAKAQDRVRILSGLYGLLRPLDRILPYRLEMGTRLRTERGSNLYQWWGGTLTETLAADMRANATPALVNLASNEYFKAIQPKRLSVPVIVPEFRDWKNGQYKMISFFAKKARGMMVRYMLDNDIRRVDDLKGFTVDGYAFDARRSTDTHWQFLRDQGRDAQAA, from the coding sequence TTGGCAACAGCTCCCTTAATGGCGGTGATTTCGCCGGCCAAAACGCTGGATTTTGAAACCCCGGCCGTGACCGATCAAAGCACCGATTTTCGCTTTGCCGACCAGGCGGCTGAACTGATTGATGTGTTACGCAGCTACAGCGTAAATGACGTGCGTGCGCTGATGTCGCTCAGCGAAAAACTCGCCGCCCTGAATGTCGACCGCTTCAGCCAGTGGCAATGGCCGTTCACCGACGCCACCAGCAAACAGGCGATTCTGGCGTTCAAAGGCGATGTTTATACCGGGCTTGACGCCGAAACCCTGGGCAAGCGCGGCCTGGCGAAGGCGCAGGATAGAGTGCGCATCCTGTCGGGTCTGTACGGTTTGCTGCGCCCGCTCGATCGCATCCTGCCGTATCGTCTGGAAATGGGCACACGGTTGCGCACCGAACGCGGCAGTAATCTGTATCAATGGTGGGGCGGCACGCTGACCGAAACACTGGCAGCAGACATGCGCGCGAATGCGACACCTGCACTGGTCAACCTGGCATCGAACGAATACTTTAAGGCCATCCAGCCGAAGCGGTTGTCGGTGCCGGTGATCGTGCCGGAGTTCCGTGACTGGAAAAACGGCCAGTACAAGATGATTTCCTTCTTCGCCAAGAAGGCGCGCGGCATGATGGTGCGTTACATGCTCGACAACGACATCCGTCGAGTGGACGATCTCAAAGGTTTTACCGTGGACGGCTACGCCTTTGATGCCCGCCGCTCAACGGACACGCACTGGCAGTTTCTGCGCGACCAAGGCCGCGATGCTCAAGCGGCTTGA
- a CDS encoding MBL fold metallo-hydrolase translates to MQILRTYVPDSFQNYNHLIVCDAQREAAAVDPYDAEHLLQLAEQQNLSISAIWITHEHGDHIRHVNELKAATGARVYAPAGCVGKLAADIWLEDGDKLSVGDEQATFWFTPGHTPAHGIYFVDQQEPALICGDTLFNAGVGNTRSGNTDVLFESIERIRRDTPHHTRIYPGHDYLPNNLNFALSLQPELAPALALKAEADSQTPDTRTVTTFEQELSFNLFLRLDDADLEQALSERGHSTGSALERFKALRTLRDQW, encoded by the coding sequence ATGCAAATTCTGAGAACCTATGTGCCGGACTCTTTCCAGAATTACAACCACCTGATTGTCTGCGACGCTCAGCGCGAGGCAGCCGCGGTCGATCCGTACGACGCCGAACACCTGCTGCAACTGGCCGAGCAACAGAATCTGTCTATCAGTGCCATCTGGATTACTCATGAACACGGCGACCATATTCGCCACGTTAATGAACTCAAGGCCGCGACCGGCGCCCGGGTTTATGCGCCGGCCGGCTGCGTCGGCAAGCTGGCCGCCGACATCTGGCTTGAAGACGGCGATAAGCTGAGCGTCGGTGATGAGCAAGCAACGTTCTGGTTTACCCCCGGCCACACGCCCGCGCACGGCATCTATTTCGTCGACCAGCAAGAACCGGCGCTGATTTGCGGCGATACCTTGTTCAATGCTGGCGTCGGCAACACCCGCTCCGGCAATACCGACGTGTTGTTCGAGAGCATCGAACGCATCCGCCGCGACACGCCCCACCACACCCGCATTTACCCCGGCCACGATTACCTGCCCAACAACCTGAATTTCGCGCTCAGCCTGCAACCGGAACTGGCGCCGGCCCTGGCCTTAAAAGCCGAGGCCGACTCGCAGACGCCCGACACCCGAACCGTCACGACCTTCGAGCAGGAACTGAGCTTCAATCTGTTTTTGCGCTTGGACGATGCGGACCTGGAGCAGGCATTGAGCGAACGCGGCCACTCGACCGGCAGCGCGCTGGAGCGCTTCAAAGCGCTGCGCACGCTGCGCGATCAGTGGTGA
- a CDS encoding NADP(H)-dependent aldo-keto reductase — translation MEYRRLGRSDLEVSRICLGTMTWGEQNTEAQAHEQMDYARERNINFFDAAEMYPVPPKPETYGRTEQYIGTWFAKTGRRQEVILATKALGPSARKDIRGGPRLSREQIKQAAEASLKRLQTDYIDLYQLHWPERSVNSFGKLGYTVVSDEDVISIEETLRACDELVREGKVRRIGVSNETAWGVSEYLRLSREEGLVRIDSIQNPYSLLNRSFEVGLAEMAYREDVGLLAYSPLAMGRLSGKYSGGARPEGARLTLFDRFQRYNTPNGIAAADEYVQVARDHGLDPAQMALSYINDRPFVTANIIGATNLEQLKSNIDSHSLTLSAEVLADIEAVHQRYPYPCP, via the coding sequence ATGGAATATCGACGTTTGGGTCGTTCCGACCTCGAAGTCTCCCGAATCTGCCTGGGCACCATGACCTGGGGCGAACAGAACACCGAAGCGCAAGCCCACGAACAAATGGACTACGCGCGCGAACGCAACATCAATTTCTTTGACGCCGCTGAAATGTATCCGGTGCCACCCAAGCCGGAAACCTATGGCCGTACCGAGCAATACATCGGCACCTGGTTTGCCAAAACCGGCCGTCGTCAGGAAGTGATTTTGGCGACCAAGGCGCTCGGTCCAAGTGCCCGCAAAGACATTCGTGGCGGGCCGCGGCTGTCGCGCGAGCAGATCAAACAAGCCGCCGAAGCCAGCCTGAAACGGTTGCAGACCGATTACATCGACCTTTACCAACTGCACTGGCCGGAGCGCAGCGTGAACAGTTTCGGCAAGCTGGGTTACACCGTCGTGTCAGACGAAGACGTCATCAGCATTGAAGAAACGCTGCGCGCCTGCGATGAACTGGTGCGCGAAGGCAAAGTCCGGCGTATTGGCGTGTCGAACGAAACCGCCTGGGGTGTGTCGGAATATTTGCGCTTGTCGCGTGAAGAAGGCCTGGTGCGTATCGACTCAATCCAGAATCCGTACAGCCTGTTGAACCGCAGTTTTGAAGTCGGTCTGGCAGAAATGGCCTACCGCGAAGACGTCGGTTTGCTGGCGTATTCTCCGTTAGCCATGGGCCGACTGAGCGGTAAATACAGCGGCGGTGCCAGGCCGGAGGGCGCACGCCTGACTTTGTTCGACCGCTTTCAGCGCTACAACACCCCAAACGGTATTGCCGCGGCCGACGAATACGTGCAAGTGGCGCGTGATCACGGCCTTGACCCGGCGCAGATGGCGCTGTCGTACATCAACGACCGGCCATTCGTGACCGCGAACATCATCGGCGCCACCAATCTGGAACAGCTGAAGAGCAATATCGATAGCCACAGTCTGACGCTCAGCGCCGAGGTACTGGCTGATATTGAAGCCGTACATCAGCGCTATCCGTATCCGTGCCCCTGA
- a CDS encoding heparan-alpha-glucosaminide N-acetyltransferase, producing the protein MTAHSTTRIDSVDQIRGIALVLMALFHFGYDLSLYGYLTFDSHAPFWAIFRGIIVVSFFSSVGISLVLANRDGMRWRAFWTREAKILAGAALISIGTWLAYPHAWVWFGVLHFIALASLLTVPLIAAPRLALVLGVAILLLFNVTDWFNLRLLYYWLAEPLHLPLGTVDLTRLIPWLGVVYIGVYLGHKRLFGVRSIPLGPLNRPLIWLGQHSLVFYLVHQIPLFGLAWLVHFLLQSFS; encoded by the coding sequence TTGACGGCTCATTCGACGACCCGAATCGACAGCGTCGATCAGATCAGAGGCATCGCCCTGGTGCTGATGGCGTTGTTCCACTTCGGCTACGACCTCAGCCTGTACGGCTATCTGACCTTCGATTCCCATGCTCCGTTCTGGGCGATTTTTCGCGGCATCATTGTGGTCAGCTTTTTCTCCAGCGTTGGCATCAGCCTGGTGTTGGCCAATCGTGACGGCATGCGCTGGCGCGCGTTTTGGACGCGTGAAGCGAAAATTCTCGCTGGCGCGGCGCTGATCAGTATCGGTACCTGGCTGGCTTATCCCCACGCCTGGGTCTGGTTTGGCGTACTGCATTTTATCGCGCTCGCCAGTCTGCTGACGGTGCCGCTGATCGCGGCTCCGCGTCTGGCGCTCGTGCTGGGCGTTGCCATCCTGCTGCTGTTCAATGTCACCGACTGGTTCAATCTTCGACTGCTGTATTACTGGCTGGCCGAGCCGCTGCACCTGCCGCTCGGCACGGTGGATCTGACCCGCCTGATTCCGTGGCTGGGCGTGGTCTACATCGGTGTGTACCTGGGCCACAAACGACTCTTTGGGGTGCGCTCGATTCCGTTAGGCCCGCTGAACCGACCGCTGATCTGGTTAGGTCAGCACAGTCTGGTGTTCTATCTGGTGCATCAGATTCCGCTGTTCGGCCTGGCCTGGCTGGTGCACTTTTTATTGCAGTCGTTCAGTTAA